In one window of Gemmatimonadaceae bacterium DNA:
- a CDS encoding heme exporter protein CcmB: MSVRTPPGTLGAALLIARKDLAIEFRSRTAFLSSLVFAVLALSIFYFTWDESIVTPQDRAPGVLWVVLAFSALLGLQRAFSLEEHERGIDALLIAPIARESVYLGKAVGNLLFLCAIQAVAIPALAVFYNLRFNGQLAVVAGIVLLAMVGIVAVGTLFSAMAVNTRLAELLLPMLSLPFFVPILMDAAQATTRVMAGRPLSEAWPWLRLLIAFDLVFIVACTIAFPYTLEE; this comes from the coding sequence ATGAGCGTCCGCACTCCGCCGGGGACCCTCGGCGCGGCGCTGCTCATCGCTCGCAAGGATCTGGCGATCGAGTTCCGCAGCCGTACGGCATTCCTCTCGTCGTTGGTGTTCGCCGTTCTGGCCCTCTCGATCTTCTACTTCACGTGGGACGAATCGATCGTCACGCCTCAGGATCGCGCGCCCGGCGTGCTCTGGGTCGTGCTGGCGTTTTCGGCGCTGCTGGGGCTTCAACGCGCGTTTTCGCTCGAGGAACACGAGCGCGGGATCGACGCGCTGCTGATCGCGCCGATCGCCCGCGAATCCGTGTACCTCGGAAAGGCCGTCGGGAACTTGCTCTTTCTGTGCGCGATTCAAGCGGTCGCGATTCCGGCGCTTGCGGTGTTCTACAATCTTCGATTCAACGGTCAGTTGGCCGTGGTCGCGGGCATCGTACTGCTGGCAATGGTGGGCATCGTCGCCGTCGGAACGCTCTTCAGCGCCATGGCGGTCAATACCCGACTGGCCGAGTTGCTGCTGCCGATGCTGAGCTTGCCGTTCTTCGTACCGATCTTGATGGATGCCGCGCAGGCGACGACGCGGGTGATGGCCGGACGCCCCCTGTCCGAAGCGTGGCCGTGGCTCCGGCTCTTGATCGCGTTCGACTTGGTGTTCATCGTGGCTTGCACGATCGCCTTCCCGTATACGCTCGAAGAATGA
- the ccmA gene encoding heme ABC exporter ATP-binding protein CcmA — protein MLSPSGSLVVETAALRRDFGRRRAVDAIDLTLAAGESLALFGPNGAGKTTLLKLIAGLLAPTNGTVRVLGHALRADPASRASIGLISHQSMLYRALTALENVEFAAKLYGLKSPRDAAMAALERMRVSDRARTPVRALSRGLQQRVAIARSIVHQPALLLLDEPYTGLDASGAAALTDMLATLRASNAALVLVTHNVDEGLALASRAAIMLDGRFVREDDASEIDPVTYRAAYRDLVVNAASSVVEWSAPATA, from the coding sequence ATGCTCTCACCCTCCGGCTCGCTTGTCGTCGAGACGGCCGCGCTGCGCCGCGACTTCGGTCGCCGACGCGCGGTCGACGCCATCGACCTGACGTTGGCCGCGGGCGAGAGCTTGGCGCTCTTCGGCCCGAATGGGGCGGGGAAGACGACGCTCCTCAAGCTGATCGCGGGGCTGCTTGCGCCGACGAACGGCACCGTGCGGGTGCTCGGCCACGCGTTGCGCGCCGACCCGGCGTCGCGCGCGTCGATCGGGCTCATCTCGCATCAGAGCATGCTCTATCGCGCGTTGACCGCGCTGGAGAACGTGGAGTTCGCGGCGAAGCTGTATGGACTGAAGTCGCCGCGCGACGCGGCGATGGCCGCACTCGAGCGAATGCGAGTCTCCGATCGCGCGCGAACGCCGGTGCGCGCGCTGAGCCGCGGCCTTCAGCAGCGGGTCGCGATCGCGCGGTCGATCGTCCATCAGCCGGCGCTTTTGCTGCTCGACGAGCCGTACACGGGTCTCGACGCCTCCGGCGCGGCCGCGCTCACGGACATGCTCGCGACGCTCCGCGCGTCGAACGCGGCGCTCGTTCTCGTCACGCACAACGTGGACGAAGGGCTCGCGCTGGCGTCGCGGGCCGCGATCATGCTCGACGGGCGCTTCGTCCGCGAGGACGACGCGTCGGAGATCGACCCCGTGACGTATCGCGCCGCCTACCGCGACCTCGTCGTGAACGCGGCGTCGTCGGTTGTCGAATGGTCCGCGCCCGCGACCGCATGA